In a genomic window of Streptomyces sp. NBC_01231:
- a CDS encoding glycosyltransferase: MTVAQPDVTVIIGAYEAMPYLVECLASVEAQTIDRTRMEVIVVDDGSTDGTGEYLEEFAARATMPVTLIRQDNSGGPSGPRNVGLGKASGRYVFFLDADDRLGPEALERMVAMADENGTDVVLGKVEGVNRGAPKSMWGETVGRTDVFSSNIKFTLSAQKLFRRALLERHGMRFDESLWTGEDAMFTMEAYLRADGVSVLADCTCYYLVGRADGKHVTRSGGYSLRFDSARALMTLLAELLPPGPKRDTLMVRPFLVTLLPQFGPQFLKDGEEVRRRKFELAKPLMDAYWNDDIARRLRVHERLRLHLVAAGRPDLLEEVVKFVRAKTEAPAVLERKGRRLYLGYPYFRDTGAGIPDSVYRAEAREARLVPGYREDPLDSFLRRAGRKARRVLFTRPGASDGRAAAA, from the coding sequence GTGACCGTTGCGCAGCCTGATGTGACTGTGATCATCGGGGCGTACGAAGCGATGCCGTATCTGGTCGAGTGCCTGGCATCCGTGGAGGCACAGACCATCGACCGGACGCGTATGGAGGTCATCGTCGTCGACGACGGGTCGACGGACGGCACGGGGGAGTACCTGGAAGAGTTCGCGGCCCGCGCCACGATGCCGGTCACCTTGATCCGGCAGGACAACTCCGGCGGCCCGAGCGGCCCGCGCAACGTCGGCCTCGGCAAGGCGTCCGGGCGCTACGTCTTCTTCCTCGACGCCGACGACCGGCTCGGCCCCGAGGCCCTGGAGCGGATGGTCGCCATGGCCGACGAGAACGGCACGGACGTCGTCCTCGGGAAGGTCGAGGGTGTCAACCGCGGTGCGCCGAAGTCGATGTGGGGCGAGACGGTGGGCCGCACCGATGTCTTCTCCTCCAACATCAAGTTCACACTGAGCGCGCAGAAGCTGTTCCGCCGTGCGTTGCTGGAACGTCACGGCATGCGGTTCGACGAGTCCCTGTGGACCGGCGAGGACGCGATGTTCACGATGGAGGCGTATCTGCGGGCGGACGGCGTCTCCGTGCTCGCCGACTGCACCTGCTACTACCTGGTGGGCCGTGCGGACGGCAAACACGTGACCAGGAGCGGGGGTTACAGCCTGCGCTTCGACTCCGCGCGCGCCCTGATGACCCTCCTCGCGGAGTTGCTCCCCCCGGGGCCGAAGCGGGACACGCTCATGGTCCGCCCCTTCCTCGTCACGCTGCTCCCGCAGTTCGGCCCGCAGTTCCTCAAGGACGGCGAAGAGGTGCGGCGGCGCAAGTTCGAACTGGCGAAGCCGCTGATGGACGCGTACTGGAACGATGACATCGCCCGCAGGCTCAGGGTCCACGAGCGGCTGCGGCTGCACCTGGTGGCGGCCGGGCGGCCCGATCTCCTGGAGGAGGTCGTGAAGTTCGTCCGCGCCAAGACCGAGGCTCCCGCCGTCCTGGAGAGGAAGGGCCGCCGCCTCTATCTGGGTTACCCCTACTTCCGCGACACCGGGGCGGGCATACCCGACTCGGTCTACCGCGCCGAAGCCCGTGAGGCCCGACTCGTCCCGGGCTACCGGGAGGACCCGCTCGACTCCTTCCTGCGCCGCGCGGGCCGCAAGGCCCGCCGGGTCCTGTTCACCCGCCCCGGCGCGTCGGACGGACGAGCCGCCGCC